In the genome of Lathyrus oleraceus cultivar Zhongwan6 chromosome 4, CAAS_Psat_ZW6_1.0, whole genome shotgun sequence, the window AAAATAATGCTTTGATCATTTAAACTACCTATCAAACACATTGTTTgtataaaaaatatatttaaactACCTATTACATAACCTAATACTCAATTTCTACAAATgtatataaaaatataaaaagtTTAGAAAAACAAAAATTTATCAAATGTGAGTTTAGTTTGATGTTGAGTGAGTTCTTTGATCGATTTGATGTTGATGGAAGAAACTTTGAATTGAGATGAATGAGTTTGAGAGAACGTGAGTTGACAGAGTTTGAGACTTTAGAGGTTGAGAGTTTGAGAGGGTGTTTTGAGAAGTGCGGAAAGAGAAGGGTTTGGCATCCTTTTTTATTAACCAACGTCTGGAAATGCATCTTTGTAATTTACACGGAGAGGCATTTGTATAAAAAAAAATTGCATAGCCTTAGTGTTGTATTCAGGAACGAATATGTTTGAGGTGTATTCAAAGATGCATTTCTAAatttgatgagtaattttgtttTTATACCAAAATTGCGTTAAGTAATTCCCTTATTTTTATAACGTATTGGGCTTACACCTCAGGTTCTTAATGGTTGTTGATGATTTGAATCGGTGATTAGAACCAACAAATCTCGATGTCATCTGAGGATCCTATGTGTCCAATCTTTTTGGATGTAGAGTTCAAAAATTTAACTTAAAGATTTATTTTTGAGTTGTTATCCTACTTTATTTTATTTCTCAAAACTTAGTAGCTATTTTGAGAATGAAAAGTAGTAAAAAAAAATCAGTGGGTGATTGAATGTGACAATGAAATTACAAAGTAAAACAAAGAAGAAAATAAAGAAGGCAAGCAAGCAGGCCATAAGATCCCACGTGTAAGCAAATGGTATTTAGTCCCACCATAATTGGGCCGCAATATTGTTGACAACGATAAATTGATAATTACATTATGATTTTTTAACACACAACATAGTTTGGTTAATTCCAATTTCATCCAAACATTACTATATCTGCATTACTATTCTCCTAGCCTAACATAGATAACATCTCCTATCTACTCTAGGCCTGCATAGCATAGCATGATGATGCTATCATAGTAGAATGAATACTTAACCAAAACCAAACATAATTAAATCCATGCTTCGATCCTTGTTCCAAAATGCATAGTATTACTAAACAGGTAAATAATCACTTGAACTTTTTTTGTTACTACTTTTTTTGTTTCTATTTAATTTACTCATTTGATAATTTATAGGTAAGTTACCGGAATGATAAGACAGTGTTAGTGAAAGTTTATGTTGAGAAGCCTAAGAAGAAGAGATCATCATCAATTCAACAgtatcaccatcatcatcactATTATCATATTCATCACACGGTTACACAAGAAGTAAATGATGGTTCAAGTAGTAGTAATAGTAGTAAAGGATATGATAGAAAATCAGGATTGCTTATGTACTCGCGTCTCCTTCGGAATTCTGTAAGAGGAGAAGCATCATTCATGCCATTACTTCCTAGTCATTCGGCAAATAATACTATCCAACCTACAAATCAGGTAACATTTTGCAAGGAATTAAAGCCTAAGATTTATAAAGTTGTGTTTAAGTTTATGACATTCGTAACGTGTAACTTAAGTTTCAGTAATACATCATAATATTATTTAATGTTAGATATTATGGAATGACGGTGTTTCTTTGTTGGTTTTTGCAGTTGAATTCTATCAAGAAGCATGGAGGAACGACATGTTGCTTTGGAAATTGGAAATTTCTAGTTCCAAGCTTCTTATTAAGATCATGGTCAAATGACCCAAAAAAGgagaaaaagaagaagcaagGAATTTCAGGAAATGGATTTAAAAAATTGCAGGTACTATATATGAatacaaattttaaaataatatgCGATTATATACTTATTAATCCCACTCTAATAATATGTAATATATGTTTTATTGTTGTAAGGTAAGTAAAGGAAAAGGTTTCATTGTGAAAGTATTTTCCACATGCAAATGAGCTTGAAGTTCAACTCTGCAGTGACTGTTCAATTGTCTCAAGGTGTAAAGCCTCAAATATGGGTTCAAATAAAAGATATTAGTACATGTAAAGAAGAAGAGAATATGATACGTTAGAGGAAATTTAATGGTATTGCAGTATAAAATAGGAAGTATAAATATATGTGCAACAAGTCAAAAGATAAAACTATCCGCAAATATACACAAATACAAGCACAAAAGCATATTATCGGCCAATAATATATCATGAACGAATTAGGTTTAAGTTCTTGTTGACCAGTTCCTTTATGTAATTTACTCAGCAATTATGCgaattttttactcaaatacccttaattttcaaaaaaaaatctttaaaaaatttcgatttcaaaaaaattctcaatcTACTCCATTTTTAAGATGTGgcgccagaccaattggcgccAGCTTCTAAAATTAgagaggaggcgtcaattggtTTGACTATAGCACAtggtgttgtcaatccaattAGCGCCCATGTGTTAGTTTGtagaggaggcgccaattggtctgacgcctcagtgtaaaatgcaattttttgtattataaatagaggtgttgtgtgaatcatttttccacatctcatttcatcattttgcaaacatgtttggtgttcaTCGCCGCTATGGAAATATGgtttattcgagagacaaacctcCGATGTTGATGCTCTTTTGGAACATCATTAGTTTCGATCAACTGAAAAGGGAGCTGGTTCGTTcgttagatggaaaaataccagaaggggaagaaattagaagtattgagagactcgatagtatatttggttgggtgtgagtcaaaactgataaggatgctaggaaaatgatgtttggacgagatgacattagtttgattgttgtaatcagttagaaatattcTGTTTTAAGTTTGTTTATGTTGTAGTGATATTTGTTGTgaaccttgttgtaacaaaaagataatgatatataaaaatccaaggttacaaaaattaaaaggagatactatcttatgatgcagatgttgctccttgattgggacaattgttcttattgtgtcctggttgacgacatatactacatagtcttatcattttatcagtcatatccatttctgttctaatacgcgtgttgtctggccgtccttttttctttcttcgcatcttgtcgttgtgccaaactatgcCACCTTCTTATGGAGgtcagtattcctccattggtagcactgATAAGTttttgttatacacattcatgacgataatggccttgtaaacatcagatagatggttgtaagcgtccTGGTGAGTATGTGTGCATGCCACAATGACATGAGAACAAGGAATACAGAAGGCCTGAaactttccacagtcgcaccaacttctgtttaatttgacagcataggataaatttggtctctcctcattgtggtccattgtttcttgtacgctgaaattttgcatatgacggtcaaagactgtaaccgtgtgtgtgctagctttgatactctcctctttcatcactttcatacaacattcactgaatatttGACACGACATTAAAACTGCACttcatctttcacctctggttgcgaaggtagaagccaacctataataggttgtTCTAACCAAAGTTGTTATTGatagatttctaatgcctttgaatacgtcGTTCATGCATTCCTTCAAATGtccttgtccactgctctactggtatgttatccacccatcttcctgcatctgcattagacaatctaatttcatcagggtaatattgaaatgacggctgagttagagcatacccaacattcaccactttttttgaaggttcttatctttgattgcacgcatgaagttttgtgcgatatgtctaatgcaatagatATGGGTAAAAGGAGGATCATGACATccgttatcatggttattgtaagcactctcaatggcagcatgtctatctgaaatcaaacagagatgggcttgtggagcgacatttgttctgagatgtcgaagaaagaaaccccaaccaccagcggtttcacctttaaccagagcaaaggcaatgggaaagacattgttgttgttgtcttgtGAAACAACCATAACCAAAGCACCCTTGTATTTTTCGTATAACCATAttccatcaatttgaatattAGGTTTGCAGAATgaaaaacctttgatgcacgattcaaacgcccaaaagaggcggtgaaagattctatttcTAGAAACACAGGTTCCGTCTAGCGTAACTGCTGACAATGTCTTCATAATTGCAACAGTTCCTGGTACGTATGTTTTTAGGGGCCATGAGAACCGTgacaattctttgtatgaatcctcccagttgccgaatacctgttcaacatCATTTGTCCTCGTAATtcatgctttcttgtaagatggagtataattatatcttgtgatgatatgagatattattatactcaccttcactggtgggtctttgttaacaagcggcaAAATGTCTTGACACTGTGAGGTGGGTCAGtagaagctatctcccaagagtcgcTTCTCTTTTTGTGAGAAGCAGCCGACCGAAACTTACAAAGAATGTTACGACATTCAATGACATACCTCCtcgaatcagtgtgtttcacAGTGAAATCAGTagagttattcatgtgaaatttttttatagctcgcacacattcttctttagtgcggaacatgtctcccacctttaactcgccttctgatcgtggatatgggttataaaaaacattgttggatgtttcatcgtcatgcagatccatgtttgtcatatgttgaggcagattgtatac includes:
- the LOC127074250 gene encoding uncharacterized protein LOC127074250, translated to MHSITKQVSYRNDKTVLVKVYVEKPKKKRSSSIQQYHHHHHYYHIHHTVTQEVNDGSSSSNSSKGYDRKSGLLMYSRLLRNSVRGEASFMPLLPSHSANNTIQPTNQLNSIKKHGGTTCCFGNWKFLVPSFLLRSWSNDPKKEKKKKQGISGNGFKKLQVSKGKGFIVKVFSTCK